The genomic stretch CGATGTCCGGGCGGCGCTCGAGCAACTGCGAAGGAAGGCCCGGCGGTACGGGCGGCGGCGGAGCGAGCAGAGGCGAGAAAGAAAGCGCAAAGCCGGATGCGGGCTGGCCAATCAACACACCAATCGCATGCTCGAATGCGGTGCGCTGGACAGCGATGTCGATGGACTGAGCGCGAGTGGTTTCAAGCTGCGTTTGCGCCTGAGCGACGTCTACTTCTGACGCGAGGCCGCCTTTGAAGCGATCCTGGGTTAACTTCACTGAATTTTCGAACGCTTCGACGGTGCTATTGAGAAGCTGCTCTTCCGTGTCGAGGCCGCGCAATTCGAAATAATCCATCGCCAGTTCGGCATGAAGGCTGAGATTGACCGTGGCAAGGTCCGCGGCGGTGGCCTGGGCCTCTGCGCGGGCGGACTCGACGGTGCGGCGAACTTGACCCCAAACGTCCGGCTCGTAGGAGATATCGACGGGCAGAAGAAGGTCACTGTAGTCGGTCGCTGATCCCGGACCATACAGAGCCTTGTTTTGGGACTGACCTACGCGCGAAGCGGCCGGATTGACGCCAACAACGGGATAGTAGGAGCCGCGAAAGTAGCGAACGGCGGCGCGCGCCTGCTGGTATTGAGCCTCGGCGATTTTGAGATTCTGGTTGGAGATGTCGATTTGTTTTTCAAGGTCGTTTAATTTGGGATCCTGGAAAACTTCCCACCAATTGCCGCGAGGAGCAGCATCACTGGGCTGCGCAGGCTGAAAATCTCCGGCTTCTTTGTAGGCGTCTGGCGCTGGAGCGGGAGCTGCGGGCTTGGCGTATTTGGGGCCGATCGTGCAGCCGGCGACAAAAAGCAGGACTGCGAAAATCGCGCCTGCGAGCGAAAGGCGCAGCAATTCGCGGAATGGCGTCCTCGCGGGAAGCGCCAGACTGAACTGCTTATGAAAATAGCCGCTCACTACTGATCCTCGTTGGAGACTCGCGTATCGATGCGCACGGCTTCGCCATCGACGAGCGAATCCGGCGGATTATCAATGATGAGATCGCTATCCGTGATGCCGGAAACGACTTCCACGTGGGTGCCAAAGTCGCGACCGAGACTGATGGGGACGAGTTTCGCGTGCTTGCCGTCATCAACGGTGGCTACTTGAAGGCCCGCGGAGCGGAAGATGAGCGCGGTAATCGGCAGAAGGTATGTGGAAGCTTTTCCGGGAAGAGCGATATGAATTTCCGCATAGGCGCCGGGGAGAAGCTGGCCGGAGGAGTTGTTGACGTCCACTTCGATGAGGAGCGTGCGAGAAGCCTGGGCGATTGCCTCCGAGGTGCGGACGAGCGTTCCATAAAACTTGCGGCCGGGGAATTCGGGAAGAGTGAGAAAAGCCTTCATGCCCGGTTTCGTGGCGGCGGAATAAATCTGAGGAACACTTACATAGACACGAAGGATGTTGGTGGCGGAAATGTGAAACATCTGCTGGCCGGACGATGTGCCGCTGCCCGCATTGATCAAATTCCCGACATCGATATTGCGAGCGGTGATGACGCCATCAAAGGGCGCATAGACTTTTTCGAAGGACTGCAATTCTTCCAGGCGCTTGACATTGTCGGATGCGGACTGGACCTGCGTTTGCGTGGCCTGGCGAGCGGCGACGGCAGTATCGACATCCTGTTTGGCGACGGAATTCGTATTCAACAAGGCCTGATAGCGATTCGCAGTAATTTGGGCGATGCGATAGTTGGCCTGCGCAGTGGAAAGATCCGCTCTGGCCTGCGCGAGCTGCTGATCGACTTCGGGAGTGTCAATTTCGGCGAGGAGCTGGCCCTTTTTCACGTGCGCGCCGATATCGAAATACCAGTGCTTGAGGTAACCATTGGTGCGTGCGTAGATGGGCGCGTCGGAAAAAGGCTGAATATCGGCGGGCAGGACAATCTCCTGCTGAGGCGCGGCCTTGCCGGGATGGATCACCGCAACCGTGGGCACGGCGAGGAAAGCAGTATCCTGCTTGAGCGCGGCGTTCGCTTTCGAGCGCGAATAAAGTCCCCAGACTACGACCAAAGCTGCCACCACCAGGAACACCGTGAGCCACAGCCAGCCATGCTTATTTTGCCGCTGCGGGTTCGGAAAACGAGAATCCGGCGAAGGAGAGGAGAATTGCTCCCTCGCTGGCGAATCCGGTTGAATACCAACTCCCATAGACCTCTCCCTGCGAGAAACGCAGTGATCGCTCAGGTTGACGCCGATTCTCTCGGAGTCTCTATCGGCCGCTGCCGATGGAAAATGCTGAAACAAACAGGTACAAAAAACAGCGTGGCGACGGTTGCGAACAGAAGGCCGCCAATCACGGCGCGGCCCAAAGGAGCGTTCTGCTCGCCGCCTTCACCCAAAGCCAAAGCCATCGGCACCATGCCGATAATCATAGCAAGAGCGGTCATCAGGACGGGACGGAAGCGCGTGAAGCCCGCTTCGACGGCAGCCTCGGCGGGACTCAGGCCTTCGTGCAACTTTTCCTTGGCGAAGCTGACGACGAGAATGCTATTGGCCGTGGCAACGCCCATGCACATAATCGCGCCGGTGAGCGCCGGAACGCTGAGAGTCGTGCGCGTGACAAATAAGATCCAGACAATTCCCGCCAATGCCGCCGGCAGCGCGGTGATGATGATGAACGGGTCGAGCCAAGATTGGAAGTTCACCACGATGAGCAAATAAACCAGCAGAATGGCAAATACGAGGCCGCCGAGCAATCCGACGAAAGAGGAACGCATGGTCTCGATCTGGCCGCGAATCATGAGTTGAGAGCCGTGCGGCAAGGAGGAGCGGCTGGCATCCAGGGTCTTGTCGATATCTCGAGACAACTCGCCTAAGTCGCGACCTTCGGCCGTGCCATAAATGTCGATGACGGGCTGAATGTTGTAATCGGAGACGTCGGCCATTTCCGCGCCGCGCGTGACGGATGCGATGTTGCCGAGGATCTGCGGCGGAGCGCCGTTTGCAGGGGTCAACGGGATGTTCAGGAGATCTTGAAGTGATTCGATGCGGTACTGAGGCATCTGCGTGGCGATGGGATAGCTGACGCCATTTTGCGGGTCGAGATAGAACGTGGGCGTGGTCTGGAAGCTTCCGCTCAGCGAAACAAGCACGTCGCTTGCTACATCACGCTGCGAGAGGCCCAACAGATTCGCCTCCGTGCGGTCCACTCTCACTTTTATATCCGGATAATCGAAAGGCTGTTGAACGCGAAGATCTACGAGTCCGGGAATTTGCCGGAGCTTTTCCAGAAGGTGGTCGGCGAAAGCACGATTG from Candidatus Acidiferrales bacterium encodes the following:
- a CDS encoding efflux transporter outer membrane subunit encodes the protein MSGYFHKQFSLALPARTPFRELLRLSLAGAIFAVLLFVAGCTIGPKYAKPAAPAPAPDAYKEAGDFQPAQPSDAAPRGNWWEVFQDPKLNDLEKQIDISNQNLKIAEAQYQQARAAVRYFRGSYYPVVGVNPAASRVGQSQNKALYGPGSATDYSDLLLPVDISYEPDVWGQVRRTVESARAEAQATAADLATVNLSLHAELAMDYFELRGLDTEEQLLNSTVEAFENSVKLTQDRFKGGLASEVDVAQAQTQLETTRAQSIDIAVQRTAFEHAIGVLIGQPASGFALSFSPLLAPPPPVPPGLPSQLLERRPDIAAAERRVDAANAQIGVAKTAYYPSITLAASGGFESSTLTNLLSGPSGLWAFGASALETIFEGGRRHAITAQAQAAFDQSVASYRQTVLTAFQEVEDNLAAQRILQQETVTEDAAVAAAQRSLALSNNRYTGGVTSYLEVITAQSAALANERAAADILTRRAVASVLLIKALGGGWDVSSLPAD
- a CDS encoding efflux RND transporter periplasmic adaptor subunit; the encoded protein is MGVGIQPDSPAREQFSSPSPDSRFPNPQRQNKHGWLWLTVFLVVAALVVVWGLYSRSKANAALKQDTAFLAVPTVAVIHPGKAAPQQEIVLPADIQPFSDAPIYARTNGYLKHWYFDIGAHVKKGQLLAEIDTPEVDQQLAQARADLSTAQANYRIAQITANRYQALLNTNSVAKQDVDTAVAARQATQTQVQSASDNVKRLEELQSFEKVYAPFDGVITARNIDVGNLINAGSGTSSGQQMFHISATNILRVYVSVPQIYSAATKPGMKAFLTLPEFPGRKFYGTLVRTSEAIAQASRTLLIEVDVNNSSGQLLPGAYAEIHIALPGKASTYLLPITALIFRSAGLQVATVDDGKHAKLVPISLGRDFGTHVEVVSGITDSDLIIDNPPDSLVDGEAVRIDTRVSNEDQ